The Bacillota bacterium nucleotide sequence ACGGAAACCTTGGCAGCCCGATTGTAGCTAGAATGGTATTTATGATGCCGAATTCTTGGTCAAAGAATATGGAGAATACAATGGCCACGACTATTGACGCCGTAACATAAGGGAGTAAGTAAATAGTGCGAAATATTGACCTTGCAACTACGAATTTTGAATTAAAGACAAATGCTAGGATAAGTGCCAGAAAGGTCATTAATGGTACATTGCCTAGGAATATATAAACGGTATTCCAAAGACTCCTCAAGAAGATAGGGTCCTGAAATAGGTACTGGTAATTTGATAACCCAACATATTGCCATTTTCCAAGGCCAACCGATTTTTGTACACTCAATCGCAAGGAATAGAGTATCGGGTATAGCCAAAAGGTAGCGAAGAGAATATAGAAGGGTGCGATGAACATATAGCCAGCTCGATGGCGCCATAAGGTTTTGATTATCGAGGATTTAGCCATGACCTAACCATGTCCCCCTTATCGAGAGGGGAGGGCCACCCATAGGTGTCCTCTCCCCATCTTATGCCGCGGTTCGGCAGGTTGATTTGTCTTTCGTCTACTTGTATTGCTTGGCTATATTATTTAGTCGCTCAATGAGCTTGCTAATAGCTTGATCGACAGGTTCTTTCTCGATCATAACGTCGCCCATAGTCTCGGTGGCCGCCAATATCCCTTCTAGATACGCCGGCGGTCGATAATAGGCAACTGGCACTGATGCCTGGAGATCGGCAAACAGCTTGTTTATCTTTTGAGGTCCAAACAAGGGTTCGGTATGATTTAACACTTGCGGATCCTTCAATGCGGGTAAATATGCCGGGAATGTACCATAGGCTGCCTGGACTCGCTGTCCCTCCACCGTGGCTACAGCGTGTTCGATAAAGGCCCATGCGGCATCAACATTCTTGGAGAGTGGACTAATCCCAAGATTGGACCCACCTAGATTACTCGTCCTGACCCCATTAGATCCGAAGCTCGGTAAAGGTGCGATTCTCCATTCTCCATATCCGCCGTCCCCAGCTTTGATGTAGGACTTATATACGTTAACCATCCAGGCTGCCCCTACGTATGTCACTATACGTCCATCGCGCATGGCGCTCCAGAATGCTGGGGTCCAGCCGTTAACATAGCTAGTAGCCCCGGGGTTATAGGTGATCCCGGAATCAAACATATTCTTCAGCAGTGTCAAGGTTTTTTTCGTCTTTTCCCGATCCAGAGTTACATCCCCTGCACGATTGAATACACTGTTCTCGAGCTGTCTGAACAAGGCTTCTATCCAATATGTGTCACCAGTGGTAATTAGAGAAGTTATTGCGTAATTCCCTTTGGCCCGGAATTTCTTGCCTACAGCTATGTAATCATTCCATGTTTCCGGAACATTCAAGCCACATTGCTTGAAGATATCTTGCCGGTAATACAAACCTACAGGACCCACGTCCCACGGTACTGCATACATCCTTCCCGCATCGTCTGCGATCTCGGCCATCTTGTATGCGACGAATTTATCCTTAAGCGGCTTCATACGGTCAGTGATGTCAAGCAATACACCTTTCTTTATATAATTTTGAACATGGACACCATCAATGCCTATGACGTCTGGTGCTCCGGAACCCGCGGTTGAAGCTGCAAGAAACTTTTGAACTATGGGATCACCTGCGGTAATAGCAATAATCTTTACATTCACGTTCGGATACTTGGCATGGAAGCTGGGTAGGGTTGTCTCAAGCGACTCAACCGCCCCAGGCCAGGCCCACACCGTGATTTGCCCGCCTATATCTTTAGCCATGATAGACCCTGTAAAGCAAATCGAGATAGCGACTAAAATAAGGATACACGCCGCGAACAGATTGATTTTCCCGATAATCAGGCGCCGCATAATAACCTGCCTCCTCATAGTTTTTGTTCTCTA carries:
- a CDS encoding sugar ABC transporter permease, producing the protein MAKSSIIKTLWRHRAGYMFIAPFYILFATFWLYPILYSLRLSVQKSVGLGKWQYVGLSNYQYLFQDPIFLRSLWNTVYIFLGNVPLMTFLALILAFVFNSKFVVARSIFRTIYLLPYVTASIVVAIVFSIFFDQEFGIINTILATIGLPRFPWLLSTDWSKAAIIIVVTWKWVGYNMILMLSGLQTIPPDVYEAASIDGATTTQSFFRITIPLMKPTILFCLIMSTIGTFSVLFDEPYVLTGGGPNYSSTPLTLYLYYVAFNYFKFGYASSIAIVISFLVFLLSYLQFILFQERG
- a CDS encoding extracellular solute-binding protein, encoding MRRQVIMRRLIIGKINLFAACILILVAISICFTGSIMAKDIGGQITVWAWPGAVESLETTLPSFHAKYPNVNVKIIAITAGDPIVQKFLAASTAGSGAPDVIGIDGVHVQNYIKKGVLLDITDRMKPLKDKFVAYKMAEIADDAGRMYAVPWDVGPVGLYYRQDIFKQCGLNVPETWNDYIAVGKKFRAKGNYAITSLITTGDTYWIEALFRQLENSVFNRAGDVTLDREKTKKTLTLLKNMFDSGITYNPGATSYVNGWTPAFWSAMRDGRIVTYVGAAWMVNVYKSYIKAGDGGYGEWRIAPLPSFGSNGVRTSNLGGSNLGISPLSKNVDAAWAFIEHAVATVEGQRVQAAYGTFPAYLPALKDPQVLNHTEPLFGPQKINKLFADLQASVPVAYYRPPAYLEGILAATETMGDVMIEKEPVDQAISKLIERLNNIAKQYK